ATTCAACCCCCGTTCAACGAACGTTCGAACTTTTAGAAACCCTGGTAACCCCTTAACTGCGTGCCATAAGGTCTAAACGTTCGAACGTCTTTCGAACGCGTTTTGAACTATTCTAGGGTGGGTTCACTTTCACTGTCCCAACACCCCGCATTAAGGCTTTATGGGTTCACTTTCCGTGAACCAGCCGTTCAGACCCAGGCAGGAAGTGCGCATCAAAAAAGCGGCCGTCTTCAGCCGCTTTCATCCCACCACGTCCCGCTTGATCCCGTTTAATCCCGTTTAACTCCCCGGTATCAGTTTCCCTGTTCCCCTACACTGAAACAGCGCCAGCACAGCAAAGTCACTTGAAGTGGGGCCCCTCTGCCCTTCCAGGGCGGGATTGGGGCAGCAGGGTTCACATGGGTTTTTGAGACCAAAGCAGCCTGCAACCCAAAACGCCCCAACCGGTCTGGCCAGTTGGGGCGTTTCACAGTTGTGCCGCTGCCCCTTGGGGCGTCAGCCCTCAAGCAGGCATTGGATGGGCCCTTAGCGTGACCACCAGCCTTTACGGCGTTGGGCTGGCTGAACGTCATCAACATCCAGTGGCTTGGGCGCAGCCAGGTTTTCAGGCGTGACTGGTGCTGCTGCTTTCTCCTCTTTCTGGGGCTTGGGCGCTGCTGTGTTCACAGGGGCAGCTGGCGCCCTTTGCGGTTGCGGCGCCGGTTGCTGGGCTGCTGGGTTGGTTGCTTCAGCTGCAGGGGCTTTGCTGGCAACCTCTTCAGCAGGTGGCGCATCATTGAGGCGTCGCGTGCGTGTGCGCTTCATGCCTGGCATCAGGTAGCCATTGTCAGCGCTTGGTGTGGGGGCGGTTCTACCACGGCCCTCAGGGCGCTCCTGCAGGCGGTTAGGGCGCTGCTCAGCAGGCTGTTGTTCAGAACGTTCCTGGGGGCGTTCCTGGCGTTCTGACCTGCGGCGCCTGCCACCACGCTCACGCTGGCGGGGGGGCTCAGCATCTGCTCCCTCTGCCTGAGCAGGGGAGGGGGCTTCAGACGTTTTCCCACGTGTTGGCTCAGGCGCTGGGGACGGTTTGGGGGGTGCATCATTGAAGGTGTTTTCAACGTCAATGATGCGCTCATGGGCTGCAGGCGCGGTGCGGTGGCTACTGCTACGCCCTTCCTGCGGCGTGCCAGCGCTTTCAGCGCGCGGGCTGGCAGCGGCACTGGTGCCGTCAAGCTGGACGACGATTTCATCCTCGCCGCGCTCTATCTGGATGCTCTCCCCAAAGCGCCCGCTATCAGCGGCGAAAATCACATGGAGGCCATGGCGCTGCTCAATCTCGTCAAGGTGGTCGCGCTTGGCGTTCAGCAGGTAAAGGGCCACATCTGGAGCGATGGAGACCGTGACTGTGCCCCCCTGGTTGGCTGCGCCATCCTTGTCCAACGCACGCAGCACATGAAGCGCTGCGCTTTCAACGGAACGGACCCGCCCGGTCCCACTGCAGCGCGGGCAGGTGGAGAAGACGTTCTCCGCCAAGGAAGGCCGCAAACGTTGGCGCGACATTTCAAGCAGGCCAAAGCTGGAGATCTTGCCCACCTGCAAGCGCGCCTTGTCGTTGCGCAACGCATCTTTAAGGCGCTTTTCCACCTGGGTGCGGTGACGGCTACTCTCCATGTCGATGAAGTCAATCACCACAAGGCCAGCCAAATCGCGCAGGCGCAGCTGGCGGGCGATTTCGTCAGCGGCTTCCAGGTTGGTGGAAATGGCCGTGTCCTCCACATTGCGCTGCGAGGTGGACTTGCCTGAGTTGACGTCAATCGCTACCAGCGCCTCTGTCTGGTTAATGACGATGTAGCCACCAGACTCCAGCTGCACAGTGGGGGAGAACATGGCGTCCAGCCGGCTTTCCACATTGTGGTGGGCGAACAGGGGCTGGTTGCCTTCCTGTGGCCACAGCTTCACCTGGGCTGCCTGGTTGGGCATCAGAACCTGGGCGAAGGCGCGGCACTGATTCCAGGCTTCTTCGCCATCTACCGTTACATCCGCCACATCTGGGGTGAACATGTCGCGCACGGCGCGCTTGACCAGGCTGGCCTCCTCATAGATCAGCGCAGGGGCTGTTTCCTCCAAGGCGCGCTGGCGGATGTCCTCCCACAGCTGCAGGAGGACGTCGCAGTCACGCACGATCTCTGGGCTAGGCTGGCCTGCGCCAGCGGTGCGCACGATCATGGCCATGCTGTCGGGCAGTTCCAGGCTGCTGATGGC
The sequence above is drawn from the Formicincola oecophyllae genome and encodes:
- a CDS encoding Rne/Rng family ribonuclease; protein product: MTKHMLIDATHAEETRVVVMDGKRIEEYDVETASRRQLKGNIYLGRVIRIEPSLQAAFVDYGGNRHGFLPFSEIHPDYFQMPDADRAMLAALQAEDRREAEDQGNASDNDEGPSRAARFLRNYKIQEVIRRRQPMLVQIVKDERGNKGASLTTCLSLAGRYCVFMPNALKPGGVSRKISSESDRRRLRDAISSLELPDSMAMIVRTAGAGQPSPEIVRDCDVLLQLWEDIRQRALEETAPALIYEEASLVKRAVRDMFTPDVADVTVDGEEAWNQCRAFAQVLMPNQAAQVKLWPQEGNQPLFAHHNVESRLDAMFSPTVQLESGGYIVINQTEALVAIDVNSGKSTSQRNVEDTAISTNLEAADEIARQLRLRDLAGLVVIDFIDMESSRHRTQVEKRLKDALRNDKARLQVGKISSFGLLEMSRQRLRPSLAENVFSTCPRCSGTGRVRSVESAALHVLRALDKDGAANQGGTVTVSIAPDVALYLLNAKRDHLDEIEQRHGLHVIFAADSGRFGESIQIERGEDEIVVQLDGTSAAASPRAESAGTPQEGRSSSHRTAPAAHERIIDVENTFNDAPPKPSPAPEPTRGKTSEAPSPAQAEGADAEPPRQRERGGRRRRSERQERPQERSEQQPAEQRPNRLQERPEGRGRTAPTPSADNGYLMPGMKRTRTRRLNDAPPAEEVASKAPAAEATNPAAQQPAPQPQRAPAAPVNTAAPKPQKEEKAAAPVTPENLAAPKPLDVDDVQPAQRRKGWWSR